TCCAAATCAGTcttccggtggagccgcatccttagACTCTACCTCCCCCTcttcatctgcatcaaagtctatggtaccaaagatgttaccgtaggtaagtaataatccaaacacctacaagataaaaatatattaaaactcaataatatgcatgaataagatgccatatgcatgagatccaaaaataatcTTTCCCAAAAATAATCTTTCCAACATACGCCAAATCACATTTGGCTCAAAAATAATCTTACTGGATTTAGCATATCTTCCGAGAAGGAAATGCCCCAGCTAATTacttggtgaaacttggtgcGCAAGGGAAAAGCCAAAGTATGGAATAGCCTTATGCAATTATCGAGGAAACTTCGAGGTCTCATCCGAACGGATAAACTCAACCTCCCCTATTTACGCATCTGTTAGTACTAGTCGTGTCCATTGTCGTCCTTGTATTTTGTTGTTTGGAGTCCTTTTTCTTAAGTATGGATACTTCTTGTGTGGTCCTAGTATGGGTTCTGTTATCATGGTTTCCCTCTACCTAAAGTGAggattttatgaataaaatagaGGTCCTGTCTTcgtttgataaaataataataataataataaataaataaaaatatttttaatgagtttgtgttttttattttttaaatgtttaaggggtttaaagaaatatttaaaaaaaagtaatttaaatttaaagaacattttaaaaaaaatgtttaagtgTCTTTGTAAAACCCACTGGCTTTTCTTCACTAATGTATCATCATAATGActggtaattttattttgaatttatccCTATTTGCAACATTTGAGCCTTACCACCCACTATTGATGCTACAATGCCATAGACCTCCATCCAGCATTTGACTGAGAACGAGTTAGTGAAGGGCAACCCAACTATTTCAAGGCATATTCAAGTgagattttcctttcatttttgtttgttctcTCTGGTTTTTGAAGACTTGATTTGGTAATTGCCACTGAAATTAGGATCTGTCatatgtttcatattttgtgttaaaattGCTCATGTTGGTTGGTTGGGATTATGGGCAACTCACTCTATTGATCTCAActtttgggtttaggaacattatatatgcaaatataattttattatttgcaacaatcataATCATCTCAGTGAGTTGATATAAATCATCTCAAGCTCGTTAATTAAGAAACAAGAGCCCAATTTATTTGCTCAATGATTTTATAATGAATCTGactttaaaaaagtataaaaaaccTATTCTTTATTAGTAGaaatcacttttttataaaagacttaTATGAAATCTATCTATTTGAGTTTTGTGACTAACATTACTCTTTGGTAAATATTATTGTAGGATGCAGCCAAACACCACCTTTGAAAATCAGCCAACTCAAATTTATTAAGCACGTAaagtaattattataatattggCGTCCATGACAATGTTATTAAATGTTTAACTAGTCTACATATACAAATTTCATgtttttttcttgtaattttattttttttacaaattttaggtAATTAGATAAGTTGAtggaaaattttttaattgctcattatatataagatttgcTTATTTTTGAGGTTTTTATTTGTAGTAAATTAGTAAACGTAAAGTTACAATGGTCTGTTCATATATgactaattttataaatacatcaCCACATCATATCACATCACATCAATATGGagtcaatgttttttttttaattttttgatacattgtttttatactcttaaatatttaaaaagaataacaacatcattaaaaaatacttctttaattattaagtgaaaaaaaaattaatcggTAGCCACCATCGGTGACTTTTGTTAATGGATAAACTATTATCCTATTacaaataatataagattttaattatatattcatatGTCATCTATTGTAAAAAGTACTCTTTAACTATTTCCATTTGTCTTCTCTTTAATATTGATAGGAAAGAGCCAGGATTTATCCAAAAAATCATTCAATGGGTGGATTTAATAATGGTAAATCAAACACCTCTAAGCGTTGTCAAATATCCAATTGGGATAGAGTCTCGTATAAGACATATTTATCAGCGTTTAAGTATTGGAAAGAATGATATTATACTCATTGTAGGGATATTTGGGACCGGTGGAATTGGGAAGATAACTATTTCAAAAGATATCTACGACCAAATTTCTTCTCAATTTAAAGGTAGTTGTTTCTTGGAAGAGGTTAGAGAAACTTCAAAACAGACAGGAGGTATAGTTCAACTGCAAAATACACTTATGTTCAAGatcttaggaaaaaaaaaaggatattaatgATGATGACAGAAGAGTCAATGTGATTTGGGATAGACTTCATTCTAAAAGGATTCTGTTAATTCTTGATGACATGGATTAGTTGGTCCAACTAGAAAATTTAGTTGGAGATCGTGCTTCGTTTGGATCAGGAAGTAGAATCATCATAATAACAAGAGATCaacaattattaaaaagttttgaAGTTGATTCTAAATACGAGGTGGAGATTTTGGATGACAATGAAGCTCTTTGGCTCTTTAGCTTGCATGCTTTCAAGAAAGACGAACCACTTGACGGCTATGTGGaactctctaaacaagtaataaaatatgcacaaggTCTTCCATTAGCTTTAACAGTGCTAGGTTCGGATGTAAAAGGTCAAAGTATATATCAATGGAAAAGTGCACTTGATAAGTATAAAAACATTCCCAATGGTAAGATTCAGAAAGTACTCTTAGTGAGTTATGAAGGCCTGGATGATATTGAGAGGGAAATAtttcttgatattgcatttttcttcaaaggAGAATCTTTGCCTGATGTcatgaaaatatttgattattgtGGTTTTTTTTCCAGACCATGGAATCAAGAGGCTTAAAAATAAGTGTCTTATTACTACTACTATTGAAGGGGGTAATGAACGTgttgggatgcatgacttgtTGCAAGATATGAGACGAGAAATTGTTTGACTAGAATCACCTAAAGAACCTAGCAAATGTAGTAGACTGTGGTTTCACAAGGATATCCGTGAAGTGTTGGAAGGAAGTACGGTAAGAGTAAAAAAGAATATCTTGAGTTTtacatttatttccttttccaAAAGTGAAACCTAGGGGATTTTgttctttttgagaaaatataaattgtttgaatttatacctaaatgaatatatatatatacaaaaaagtaATTCTACAAACTGATGTAGCTTGATGTGGttcgtcagattataaagttatttttattgtaaagtaaatctaatggATCAGATCAAGACGCATCAGTTAATGGGAttgttgttgtataattcatttgtggatgtagatatatatatatatatatatatagaattcgtttcttgattattaaaatgagtaaaaaaaaaagtaccaaaTCTAGATGTCCCTTTTTCATTCCAAGTATCatatattttctaatttcatGTCTACTATCTCCTCAAGCAAGCGtttgttttattgaaaattataaGAGAGTACGTAAGTTGGTAAAAACACAAATCTTTTATGTTTTAGCATGCGTCTATTTAGTATTGGAGATTTTAGCAATTGATAAATACTACTTATTTTTAAAGAGGAATTACTCATCATCCCACACTACacactttacatattttaatattattttttattttttattttaatgttattttattcttgttaaactaattgaattgttCTAATTATCATCTGTACACCACatacttgttataaaaataataataataataaaataaaataaaataggtgtGGTGTGTAGTGTGTGggaatgataaatataattattcgtttttaaaatatcttaaaagAAAACTAGTGTGTAATATTAATTGATAAGTAAAGAGTATTATTTTTCGTAAAATATCTTTAAGCAACTTCATGCATTTATATCAGGGGCCAAGCAAAATTGAAGGCATACTATTACATTTACCTGAGGGTGACGAGGAGATCATAAGCTTGCATCCGAAAGCATTTCTACATATGAAAAGACTTAAAGTCTTTATAAATCGTAATGCACGTTTTTTTTGTGCACCCAATTATCTCTCTGACAAGTTAAGAGTCCTTGATTGGGATAAATATCCTAGACAGTCTTTGCTAAGTAATTTCCAAGGAAAGAAACTCATTGTCTTTAACATGTGTGATAGCTTGATCAAGGAGTTAGAGGATGGGTTCAAGCCCAAGGTATGTACACAATTATAatcatcaacattttttttttctttgaaccaTGTAGTAAAGTCCATTaaacttttcctctttttcttttacagaATTTGACAACTATGACTTTCTTTgaatgtatatttttaaaaaagattatggATCTTTAAAGCctctcaaatttgaaggaattgagTGTCCCATTTTGTACAAGATTAGTTGAGGTGCATGATTCTGTTGAATCTTTGGAAAATCTTTCTAAGTTGGATCTTGAGGGATGCTCTAAACTCCAAATCCTTCCAAGAAGCCTCAGTTTGAGATCTTTACACTGTCTTTCTTATTGGAAATGTTCAAGCCTTCGTGATCTTCCTGAAATTGGGTACAAAATGGAATATTTAAATGCATTGGATCTAATTGGCACCGCAATAGAAGAACTACCTTTATCCATTGAGAACATCGTTAGACTCTAGTATTTATATCTACGAAATTGCAAAAACCTTATGTGTCTCCCAGTTGCTTGCATTGATCAGTTGCAACATTTATGGATTGGTGGTTGTCCAAATCTTGTAAAGAAGAAGAGGGATGATGGGCTATCCCTTCTGTCTATTGAGTTTACAAAAATGGAAGAGGAGATATCATTACGTAAAGAACGACTCCATGAATTGGAGCCTCCAACAAATTCAAGCAATGGGAGAATTGCATTACAATTGTTGAATCTTCAAAGTTGTTTCCAATCAGaaacaaatttctttccaatATCCAGTATATTTACCATGTTTAACACCTCCACTAGCTTGCGTGATTTAAATCTATCAGGGACTGAAATTGATAGCCTTCCCACGAGCATCAAAGATATTACGAGACTCAGATTTCTTTACATGGGATGTTGTCATAAACTTGAAGAAATACCAGAGCTTCCACCAAATATAAGACAAGTAGAAAAAGAAAGCATCTCGACTCTGTTGAACCGCCCCCGTCTCTGCTCTCTCTCAAACCTCCCCCAACCCAGAGCCGCGCCACCCGGGGGGgagggggtgggagcttcgtcTCCTgctcccctccctctctctatcCATTTAAAGGTTTTTTATTTCCGATTTTTAGGTTTTTTCAGGCCAATAAGGGAGGATTACCGCCCCGGGCCGTCCAGCTGCCGAACGTCAACACACGCCCCTCCGGGATACAGCTTAGATGCCGATCTACAAACCCACCGAACGTGGTGGCAGGCGGAGTGGGGCGTAGCTCGCACGCGCGGGACGAAGCTTGGGCTCCCTACGGTGAGTGGACCTCACGCGCCACCACGGGCTACCTCCAGAGGATTATCTCAACCTTTTTTGGATCCTCAGGCTTCGGTTGTCAGCTTCCGGATGGCGGTTTTCCTCCCAGGTTTCTTTTTGAGCCCGGCACGGCCTCTGTTTTGCcggtagatttatttttttgttgtttcttttaTCGGCGTCCggttttcttttgttgttcGGTCCTTGCCGCGGTTGGTCTATCGTCGGTGGCAGCGCCCTGCATCTCCGTTAATGGAGGTTGCTTTCGGTGTCTGGTTTTTTGTGCCTTGTATCGCCTGTGGTTGTGCCTGGTTTTGTGTAGCAGATGTTGGTGTTGTTGCACGGCACTGCTGCTGtgtttttgttgtttctttgttctaCCCTTTTCAAGTGGAGTCCACGGTGAGGTGAGGTGCTGTTGGGCGGCCTCAATCTGAGGCAAAGTGCTTAGAGTGGCGGTCGATGCTACAGCCGGTGGTCATACGGCCGGCCTTCATTGGAGGTTTCTGTGGTCCGTACATAAGCTGGGTGCTCGTGCCGTTGGGCTCGTAATGCCGATTGCCTGTGGAGGGTGTGCCGTCGGAGCCCTGCCGTGCTCgtggttgtgttttatttatgtttttttgtttttgttagtttcttgttttgtgagttttttgttgttttagttTTAGTATGGGTCTATCCTATTGAACTGTTTGTTCGTGGTGATTGTCTCCGCATTCTGCCTCCTTGGAGGTTAGAGGAGCTTTTTAGTCTCTGATTATACAAAGCGTTTACTCTCTTTTTTGAGAGTCTTAGAAGTTTAAGGCAATGTCCGTCACTTTATGTGCGGGGGAGTTCCTGAGTAGTTACGTTAGTTGATtttatagtctggttctcctgACTTATAAGTCACATTTATAACTTCGTTTAccgaatgaatgcaatgaagtatttttctataaaaaaaaaatataagacaaGTAGTTATTACGAGATGCGAGTCATTAGAAATATTTTGggaagtataaaaaatattggaaTTCAATGGAAACCACATCATATCGCTACGTTTGATTGAATTGACTGGTTGCGACAAAATGCATGTGAATATATGGAATGATAAAGTGCAAAATCCTTTACTGTGGAAGGTATGTATGTGTGGTCTCATTTTTAATAGTATGCATGTATTGCttaaattaaattgatgataatatttgaCGTTTAACATGGAGTCTATGATTATGAAGCTACTTTGTTTCCAGAAAATCGGATTCCAAAGTGGTTGAGTTATATTcatgaatttttaaaagataatgaaaTGGTGAAGAGGCCTGATGATTATGTTAGACCGAGGGGAGAAGAAGAATGGGCAATAGATATCGAGGGGCCGCACTATTTGGATAAGATAAATGGAATTGTATTATATCTTGTAATATCTTTTAAAGATGCTTCAGGCTGGACGAGTTATATTGGTGATGCTAAGATAACCAGTAACAGCTCAAATCATGTATGCTATATTGGAAGTGGTACAATTGGTTAATATGGATAGGGACAAAGAGGAAAATAGGACTCAATATGCTGTATGGGTGCGGTACTCCAATTTACAATCTTTTGAACAAAAGGTTTTGGACAATTTACGAGTTCAATTTGCTCTCGATCATGATTACGATGGGATGGTGCAGTTTTATGAAAGTTGCAGAGCCAAAGTggtatacaagaaaaatggatgaaGTAAGTAAGTCGCCTctattcctttgattttcgtccTCTCTACCTATTACACATACATTATATCTAGTTTAAAATCTTTTCACTTTGTAGATTTACTTATAGCCATTTCACAATGTGCTTCTTCAAAACTTCACAATGTGTCGCTACCAAAATAACTTGCATCTTTGTTCTGTTTTTGAGACATTGTCCTGTTTTAGGTCctaatctttaatttttgttttctattccCCTATTGTCTCAGCAAACAAACTGTGTATGGAGAAACGCATGTATGGAATGAATGAAGTTGAACTGTACTTTTGCCTTTTGTCtgttaattttcttttgggCTTTTCCCTGATTGCAGCATTGGAGCCTTACCACCCACTATTGATGCTACAATGACACTGAGCTCCGTCCAGCATTTGACTGAGAACAACTTTGTGCAAAGGCAAGTATTGCACTTAGAActctttatcattattttttccaATGACATATATGGGTAATTTATATAAGAAATTCTGACTACGTATATGCATTTCTTTCCAAATCATTACCAACTCTACTTGGTACTGTCACCTAAGACTATGatgattttttctatttttggaaaaagcAAACTAGGTATCAAAAATACGAATCGAATACTCATGATACATAGCCACAATTTGGTATTTTaggttattaaaaataatttaacattttatttttgattgtaAGTCAAGTAGCACCCACATATGCGGTTTTGAGCTTTCCAAGTACGTGAATGCGTAAAACACATAATTGTTACTATTGATGTTacaatcaaagttttgaatactgtaCCGGTGAaagcactggaacgaaatatttctgTACCGATA
This is a stretch of genomic DNA from Carya illinoinensis cultivar Pawnee chromosome 15, C.illinoinensisPawnee_v1, whole genome shotgun sequence. It encodes these proteins:
- the LOC122296856 gene encoding disease resistance-like protein DSC2, with translation MVNQTPLSVVKYPIGIESRIRHIYQRLSIGKNDIILIVGIFGTGGIGKITISKDIYDQISSQFKGSCFLEEVRETSKQTGENLVGDRASFGSGSRIIIITRDQQLLKSFEVDSKYEVEILDDNEALWLFSLHAFKKDEPLDGYVELSKQVIKYAQGLPLALTVLGSDVKGQSIYQWKSALDKYKNIPNGKIQKVLLVSYEGLDDIEREIFLDIAFFFKGESLPDVMKIFDYCGFFSRPWNQEA